A window of the Candidatus Paceibacterota bacterium genome harbors these coding sequences:
- a CDS encoding YebC/PmpR family DNA-binding transcriptional regulator yields MSGHSHAKTIKHQKEITDKKRGQMFSKMSRLISVAVKEGGTKVETNSKLKLAFEMAKKLNMPKENVERAIKRGTNEPAGETLEEVSFEAYGPGNIAIIITGITDNRNRTLGEVKQILNQYNGKLVGEGAVKWLFEKNGAITADLASQNEELKNKEKLEMAAIEAGAKDVNWQDNVLNIYTNPESLETTKKELEDKNIKIDSASLDWLAKEDIEAEEQIKESCQKLFDALDENDAIQEIYSNMKLS; encoded by the coding sequence ATGTCAGGCCATTCCCACGCTAAAACAATCAAGCACCAAAAAGAAATAACTGATAAAAAAAGAGGCCAGATGTTTTCAAAAATGTCCAGGCTGATTTCGGTTGCTGTCAAAGAAGGAGGGACTAAGGTTGAAACCAACTCAAAGCTCAAACTGGCTTTTGAAATGGCAAAAAAACTGAATATGCCCAAAGAAAACGTTGAAAGAGCTATCAAGCGAGGGACAAACGAGCCAGCCGGAGAAACTCTGGAAGAAGTTTCATTTGAAGCTTATGGTCCTGGCAACATTGCCATAATTATTACTGGCATTACTGATAATAGAAACAGAACGCTAGGCGAAGTAAAACAGATTTTGAACCAGTACAACGGGAAACTGGTCGGCGAAGGCGCCGTTAAATGGCTTTTTGAGAAAAATGGGGCTATCACAGCTGACTTGGCGTCTCAGAATGAAGAATTAAAAAACAAAGAAAAGCTGGAAATGGCAGCAATTGAAGCAGGGGCAAAAGACGTTAACTGGCAAGATAATGTTCTAAACATTTATACCAATCCCGAATCCTTAGAAACGACAAAAAAAGAATTAGAAGATAAAAACATTAAAATAGATTCCGCTTCCCTGGACTGGCTGGCGAAAGAAGATATTGAAGCAGAGGAACAAATAAAAGAGTCCTGCCAGAAGCTTTTTGACGCTTTGGACGAAAATGATGCGATTCAAGAAATCTATTCTAATATGAAGCTTTCATGA
- a CDS encoding tyrosine--tRNA ligase — translation MKTTSQKINEILERGIEQIIEKDSLLKNLKSGKKLRIKHGIDPTGPKIHIGRAIQFRKLKNFQDLGHKIVLIIGDFTALIGDASDKQAMRKPLSEKEIKENMKDYERQIGKMLDMKKTEIRYNSEWLNKITVKELLSLAMHFSAQQMIQRRNFKERWEQEKPIGIHELVYPLFQGYDSFAVKADVEIGGADQLFNLKVGREIQKMFGQPPQDIITSKMLSGLDGRKMSTSWGNMVTIVDKPNEMYGKIMSMKDEFIFEYFELCTDIPLSEIKNMSFKKANPRDLKAKLAREIVSIYHGKELVLTAEKEFNKVFREKKLPSSVSSIRISQKSLNILELLFKAKLVSSKAEAKRLINQKGVKIGDEVQTDWQKQIKIKKGLVIQVGKRKFAKIA, via the coding sequence ATGAAAACTACTTCGCAAAAAATCAATGAAATTTTAGAAAGAGGGATAGAACAGATTATTGAAAAAGATAGTCTGTTGAAAAATCTGAAATCCGGCAAAAAGCTCCGTATAAAACACGGCATTGATCCGACCGGCCCCAAAATACATATAGGAAGAGCAATTCAATTCAGAAAACTGAAAAACTTTCAGGATTTAGGGCATAAGATAGTTCTGATTATCGGCGACTTTACAGCTTTAATCGGCGATGCTTCTGACAAACAGGCTATGAGAAAACCCTTATCAGAAAAAGAGATCAAAGAGAATATGAAAGATTATGAAAGGCAGATCGGAAAGATGTTAGATATGAAAAAGACTGAAATTCGCTATAACAGCGAATGGCTAAATAAGATAACCGTAAAAGAATTATTGTCTCTGGCAATGCATTTTTCCGCGCAGCAAATGATCCAAAGAAGAAACTTTAAAGAAAGATGGGAACAGGAAAAACCGATTGGCATTCATGAGTTAGTTTACCCTTTGTTCCAAGGATATGATTCATTTGCCGTGAAAGCAGACGTGGAAATCGGCGGCGCTGACCAGCTGTTTAATTTGAAGGTTGGAAGGGAAATACAAAAGATGTTCGGCCAGCCGCCTCAAGACATAATAACCTCAAAAATGCTTTCCGGCTTAGACGGCAGAAAAATGTCAACCAGCTGGGGAAATATGGTAACGATAGTCGACAAGCCGAACGAAATGTACGGGAAGATTATGTCGATGAAAGACGAGTTTATCTTTGAATATTTCGAGCTTTGCACGGACATTCCGCTATCAGAGATAAAAAATATGTCTTTTAAAAAAGCCAATCCCCGCGACCTGAAAGCAAAGCTGGCCAGGGAAATAGTTTCTATTTATCACGGCAAGGAATTGGTTCTAACTGCTGAAAAAGAATTTAATAAAGTCTTCAGAGAGAAAAAGTTGCCATCGTCAGTGTCTTCGATCAGAATCTCTCAAAAATCTCTGAATATTTTGGAATTATTATTTAAAGCAAAGTTGGTTTCATCAAAAGCTGAAGCCAAGAGGTTGATTAACCAAAAGGGGGTTAAGATCGGCGATGAGGTCCAGACTGATTGGCAGAAGCAAATTAAGATAAAAAAAGGCCTGGTTATCCAGGTCGGTAAAAGAAAATTCGCAAAGATAGCTTAA